CCGATCCAGCGATTCTGGAAGCGTGGAGCCTCAGAATCTTTGAGGCCCGGTCATTGGGGGATGTGTTCGAAGATCCAGAATATGACTGATCACGATTCCATCTACCATCGTCTTTTTTCCCACCCAGAGATGGTAATGGACCTGCTGGAACATTTTTGGACGCCTCCCTTCTCGCCGAACGTGATCTCTCCCGTCTGACACGACTGAATACCAAATTCACCGCCACCACGGGACAACGCAAACGGGGAAACATGACGTGGGAATTGCTGATGTAAAATCCAGGGGGAGGAATTGTAGCTTACCCAACTGTCGCATTTCTGGGCTCCACGATATCAAGTCTGTTTTTTCCATACCCAGAACTCCATCCTATTGTATCATGTTTCTTGTCGTACTCGTCGCCCCGTCATGAGGAACACCCCCGTGCGATCCCTGGATCGTCCAATGTTCAATAATCATGAATGAACATTCGGAAACGGTCGCAATGCAAAGACTGCCTCCGAATCGACCCATGGAATCTTTAGGATGCGACAATAAAAGATATTCATTGAGAAATTGAGACATGACAAGGAATACGGCATGAACATCACACAACATTCATTTCAATTACACGCCGTCGAACACCGCGACCGGACCACGTTTCGAACACAAAAAGCCAGGCTGGTTCTTGTTTTCGGGGCAGTGGCATTTTTCACCGCCAGGGACTTCATGGCAAGAATCCGGGAGATGTTTCCCGAAGCCGTCTTCGCCGGCTGCTCGACGGCGGGAGAAATCACCCCAACCGGAGTCCAGGAAGAAACCTGTGTCATAACCGCCATTGATTTTGCCCATACGGAGGTCCGGGTCGTGGCTGCGGACCTTGAACGGATGGAAGATTCCCATCGGGCGGGCCTCTGCCTGGGAACGGATCTCGCCGGGGCGGACCTTTCGGGAGTCCTGATCTTTGGAACAGGGGTACGCATCAACGGCAGCGCCCTGATCGAGGGATTGACCCGTTCCATCGGCAACGACATCCCGGTATCCGGGGGCCTGGCGGGAGATGGCGGCGGGTTTGAAAGGACCTGGGTCCTGGCCGACAAAGAAGTTTCCGACCGCAAGGTCGTCGCCGTCGGACTGTACGGACGGAGAATCGGCCTGGGACATGGCTCCTTTGGCGGTTGGAAACCGTTCGGTCCATGCCGCGAGATCACCCGGGCCTCGGGAAACATTCTCCACGAAATCGATGGCGCCTCCGCCTTGTCCCTTTATCGCCGCTACCTGGGAGCGCATGCCCGGGATCTTCCCGAATCAGGGCTTCTTTTTCCTCTGGAAATTCTCAACGAAAATCAACATTCGGTAGGGCTCGTGCGCACCATTCTGGGAATCGATGAATCCTCCGGAAGCCTGATTCTGGCGGGAGCGGTTGCGGAAAACGGCTATCTGCGCCTGATGAGCGCAAGCAATGACGACCTGATCGCGGGGGCCCGGGAAGCGGCGCGCAGCAGTATGCGCAGTCTCGATCCGAAAACGATGCCCGGTCCGGGTCTGGCCCTTCTGGTCAGTTGTGTCGGGCGAAAACTGGTGATGGGTGATCGGATCGACGATGAAATTTCCGCGGTCATCGACCAGATCGGTCCCCGCTTTGCCTGCACCGGCTTTTATTCCTACGGAGAAATCTGCCCCAAGGAAGGGATGGTGACCTGTCAACTGCACAATCAAACCATGACCGTCACCCTTCTGATCGAAGATTGACCTCCATGCATCCATTATTGAAAAATCAGTTGCGACGGGTCCTTGGAATCGAAAGACCGGAAGACATCGAAGGAATTTCATCGATTCTGGGCGATCTTGCACAACATGACGGTCTTCCCCCGCCCATCGTGGGCCTTCTCACGCGCTTTGGCTTGTTACTCGATCGTGTCGATCAAAGCTATCGCCAGTTCGATCGAGACCTCGACCTTCGCGCCCGAAGCCTGGAATTGAGTTCTCAGGAGCTGGCCTCGGCCAATGAACGCCTGCGCGAAGAAGCAGCGCTGCAGAAGTCGGCCATTGCCGCCTTGCGGGAAACCGCCAACCAACTTCTGAACAACGAAGATCACCAGGACCTGGAAAAAGACGCCGACAATCTGGATAAACTTTCCACCCTGGTGGCCCGCATCGTCGAGGAACGATCCATCGCCCAGCGGGACCTGGAACGGCAGAAATTCGCCCTCGACCAGCATGCCATCGTCAGCATTACCGATACCAAGGCGACCATTCTCTACGCCAATGACAAGTTTTGTGAAATCTCCGGCTACTCCCGTGAGGAACTGATCGGTCAAAACCACCGCCTGGTCAAATCCGAGGTCCATCCCACCACACTTTTCCAGGACATGTGGCAAACGATCACCCAGGGAAAGGTCTGGCACGGAGAGGTCTGCAACCGCGCCAAGGACGGTCGTCACTATTGGGTCGCCGCCACCATCGTTCCCCTTCTCGACCCGCAAGGACGTCCGGAACAGTACATTGCCATCCGTACCGACATCACCCTGCAAAAAACCATGGAGGCGCAACTGCTCGAACAACGGCGCTTTCTGCAAAGCATCACCGATGCCATGGGCGAAGGGGTCTACTGTCTCGACGAAGGGGGCCATTGCACCTTCATGAATCCCGAGGCGCAACGGTTGCTCGGCTGGACGCTCGACGAAATCCGCCATCGGCCCTTCCATGATGTCACCCATTACCTGGATTCCCAGGGCAATCCGTTGCCCCGCGAACGGTGCCCCATCATGCAGTCGGTCACCTCCGGCACAACCTATCGTTCCGAAAACGACTGGTTCATCCGTCGCGACCAGACCCGATTCCCCGTCGCCATCGTCTCGGTGCCATTGATGGAGAAAACACGGGTGACCGGATCGGTCAGCGTATTCCAGGACATTTCCCGACGCATGGAAGTCATCAACCTTCTGCAAACCGCCAAGGAAGAAGCGGAACATGCCAGCCTTCTGAAAAGCAACTTTCTCGCGAACATGAGCCATGAAATTCGAACACCGATGAATGGCATCATCGGATTGAGTCATTTGCTCATGCAGACCGAATTGACTCCCGTACAACGAGATCTTCTTGCCAAGATCGATCATTCATCGCGCAGTCTCCTCGGCATCATCAACGATATTCTCGATTTTTCCAAGATCGAGGCGGGAAAGTTGACGATCGAACACATTCCGTTCGACCTGACGCAACTGTTGCAGGAAATCACACCCGTCATCCAGGCGAAAATCCGGGAAAAAGGACTGGAGCTGATCTTCGATCTGAGTTCGGGACTGCCCGCGGTATTGATCGGCGACCCCCTGAGACTGCGTCAGATTCTCCTCAACCTGGTGGCAAACGCGGTCAAGTTCACCGAAAAGGGGACCATCCTGATCGCCATGAAGGAAGAGATCAAGGATCATGAAACCCTGCTGGTGGGATTCAAGGTTCAGGATACCGGGATCGGTATTCCCCCGGAAAAAGCGGCACAACTTTTTCAGCCTTTCGTCCAGGCGGACAGTTCCTCCACCCGGCGCTATGGAGGAACCGGACTGGGCTTGGCCATCTGCCGTCAACTGGTCGAATTGATGGGGGGAAGCATCTCCGTCGAAAGCATTCCCGGGTTGGGCAGCACCTTCCACTTTCGGCTTCCCCTGAAAATCGGACAACAGGCCCCCCCCGTGCAGTGCGTCCCCGAGGAAATGAACAACACCCGAATTCTCGTTGTGGACGACAGCGAAGCGGTACGCTCGATCCTGGGCGACATGCTGCGACAATTCGGCCTGGTGGTCGCATTGGCCGACAGTGGTCCGTCGGCCCTGTCGCATCTATCGACCGAAGGGTCCATTCCCGCCATCGATGTGCTCCTGCTCGACTGGCACATGCCCGACATGGACGGAGTCGAACTGTTGCAACGAATGGAGCGTCTCGGACTGCGCCGCCCATGCACGATCATGATGACCGCCCACGGACTCGAACCCATGCGCACAGCCCTGGGAAGTCATCGGGTCGCCGCCATCCTGGAAAAACCGATCACCCCTTCATTACTGTTCGAAACCCTGTTGCGTGTCCTCGAACTGCCGCAGAGGGATCGGTCCATCCGTCCGGCCCCCGTCCCGGAAACTTCTCCACGAAGATCATCGTTCGGCAACAAAAGGGTACTTCTGGTCGAGGACCACGCCATCAACCAGGAGGTCGCTCTGGGTCTGCTCGAATTGATGGGCATCACCGCCACCGTGGCGGGCAGCGGCGAGGAAGCGGTTGGGCACCTGCGGCGCCATCGATACGATATCGTTTTGATGGACATCCAGATGCCCGGCATGGATGGCTATCAGACGACCGAAATGATCCGAAGGGACCTGGCCCTTGAACGGTTGCCGATCATCGCCATGACGGCGCACGCCATGGCGGGAGACCGGGAACGTTGTCTCGCCGCCGGCATGAACGATCATGTGGCCAAACCCATCGATCCGGGCATTCTGCAACAGGTACTGACCCGTTGGCTCGACGATGATGCGACCCTCCACCCCCTCCCTTTTCCAATCATTGAACCCATCCCTTCGCTACCCGTCATCCCCAGCGACGACTCCATCGTTTTTCCCGACACCATTCCCGGCATCGAACGGGACCTGGCCCTGTCGAACGTCAGCGGCAATCGGGTTCTCCTGCACAGGATATTGCGCAATTTTGCCGACCAGCACGCACAAAGCGATGAACGTCTTCGGGAGTTCTTTTCCCTGGGGCAGTGGCGTGATCTCAACCATGCGGCCCACGCCATCAAGGGAACGGCCGCCACCATCGGCGCGGCAACCCTGGCGCAAATCGCCGGGGAAATCGAATCGATCGCCAATCGGCCCGAGGCAATCGTGAACGACAAGAATGCCTTCGACGCCCTGCTGAATCGATTCTCGACGATATTGGAAACGGTCGTCGGCGGAATTCGCGCCGCCATGGAAGATCGTGGAGGAAGAAACGAATCGATGCCGCTCCCGGATCACCCCGCCCCTGTCGATCCCGAACAATGGCGCCTGGCCCGTTCGTTGGCGGCCCGACTGGCACACCTGTTGACCGGAAACGATCCCGCCGCGGAAGAAATGGCGGAACAATTGCAGCGTCTTCTGGCAGGCACTCCCATGGAAACGACATGCCGAACCGTTCTCCATCATGCCGCCGCCTTCGATTTCTCCGATGCCATCCAGGCACTTGAGGTCCTGAATCACACACTCGACCATCACAGAAAGGAGGACCATGAACCGCCTCCCAGGAAATGAAGCGAAATCCTTCATCCGGCGTTTACTCTTCCAGGAACCGATGCGTTTTCTTCTTCCGATGATCTTCCTGTGCGCTCCTCCAGTGGCATTGGCGGAGGTCATCACCCTGCGGGCCGACTCCTGGTGTCCCTATAATTGCGACCCGGAATCGGACCGGCCAGGCATCCTCATCGAAATCGCCAAGGAGATTCTTGGTCCCGCCGGTCATTCCATCGATTACCGGCTCATGCCGTGGAGCCGAACCCTGAACGAGGTTCTCAAGGGGAACATTTCCGGAGCGGTCGGCGTCATCCCTTCGGAAGCCCCCGAACTGATCTATGGCGCCAATCCGCTTGCCTACGACAAACCCGGCTTTGCCTTCAACAAGGGAATGGAATTTTCCTATCGCGGTCCATCCTCGCTTGATCCCTTCAGAATCGCGGTCATCCGGGATTATCATTACGACGACGGCGAAATCGATGCCTATTTGCAGGCCCATCAAACCGATTCCACCCGCATCCAGCCCAACGCCGGCGATAATGCCGGGATGGCCAATCTGAAAAAATTATTGTCCCACCGCGTAGACCTTGTCCTCGACAGTCATGATGTCCTCGCGCATCTGGTGCATCGGCATCACCTTGGACAAAAGGTCGAACTTTACGCGATCGATCGGTGGACAGGAATCCATATTGGTTTTTCTCCCGTCAAACCCGAATCCCGGAACCTGGCCAACCTTCTGTCCTCCGGTATTCCATCCCTGCGTCGGCAGGGAAGACTGGCTGAAATCTTCGCCCGCTATGGCCTTTCGGATCGTCAGGAGCCATGACGAATGATTTTCCAGGAGGCTCCCTGACGATGAGACAACACGCCATGTTCCGATGGGGCCCGATTCTTCCATTCTTCAATGCGGGTCACCGATGAACCATCCGATCATTCCAGGAATGCGCCGCTCCCTGATCGTCACGTTCACTTTGTTGATGCTGGCGTGTGCCCTCGTTCTCATCCCGTTGTTGACCGGCTTTCAGATATGGAAGGTTTATCTTCGTGAACTCAACCATCAACAGGAAACCCTCCTGGCCATGGGTGATGCCTTCCGTCATCCCCTGGAGGTTGCGGTCTGGAATGAAGATTCGGTCAGCATCGAGGCCCAACTGGGCAGCATCGTCCGTTTCCCAGGAATCGCCCGCGCCCGTTTGACGACCGATATTGGAGGCGCCACCGAAGGGACGATTTTTTCCGCCGGGATGCCGTCCACCGGGGGAAAACGACTCTTCATCCGCCTGCATGAGCCTCATGAGGTTGCCAATCGACGCATTCTGGGCGAACTCGAACTGGAGGCGAACCGATCGGTCCTCAACGAAAAACTGACGAATGAAGCCTATGAAATCGTCATCCTGGCATCGTTTCAGGTCTTGTGTTTAAGTCTGCTTCTGACCATTGCCGTGCGCCATCTGGTTTCAAAACGGATCGCCCTTTTGGCGCGTCAGGTCGAGCGACTCGGTGACAATCTGGAGTACCAGCCCCTGTCGGAGGCCGAAAGTCCCGATGAACTGGGACTCCTGGCCCAGGGGATCAACCGGATGCAACTGCATCTGCAACACAATTTCACCGAAATGAAACTGTTGAACGATCAGATCCAGCAGCATCGGGATCGACTGGAGGTTCTGGTTCAGGAACGAACCACCGCCTTGACAGTGGCCAATCAGGAATTGGCCGCGGCCCGGTTGAGCGCCGAAATGGCCAATCGCATCAAAAGCGATTTCCTGGCCAACATCAGCCATGAAATCCGTACCCCGATGAATGCCATGGTCGGATTCGCCCATCTGATGCTGCAATCGGAACTGACACCGCGACAACACGAAAACATGCAAAAAATTGACGATGCCATCGGCAATCTGATGAAAATTCTTGGGGATCTGCTTGATTTCTCGAAGATCGACGCGGGAGAACTCGCCGTCCATCCCGTTCCCTTCAACCTGATGGAAATTCTCGGGACATTGCATCGTCATGCCCTGGCCAAGGGGCTCAAGAAAGGACTGAATGTCAATCTCGATGCAGCGACAGATTTGCCCCGAACCCTGATCGGTGATCCCGTGCGACTGGGACAGATCATGCGCCATCTGGTCGAAAATGCCATCAAGTTTACCAGCCAGGGTGCCATCCAGCTGGTCGTCCGGGGCGACATCACCCCGGATCATGTTTTTCACCTTGATTTTTCGGTACGGGATACCGGAATCGGGATTGGTGAAGAACAAATGGCGCACCTGTTCCAGCCCTTTTCCCAGGTCGATGGTTCGTCCACGCGCCGGTTTGGTGGAACGGGACTGGGACTGGCCATCTGCCGGCATTTGCTGGAGCTGGTCGGCGGAGACATTCGTGTCGAAAGTGTACCCGGAGTTGGCAGCACCTTTTTCGTGCGGATTCCCTATCCTGTCTGTACCATGGAACATCCCATGCTCGTTCCGGAATCGCCCAACGCACCTCCGGACGAGGAACGCTTTGCCAGCGGCAAGATCCCTTGCCCGGCAGCCGGAAAAGTCCTTCCTCCGGAGGCGGCAACCGTCGCCCAGGCAGAAATTCTCATGGACCGTTTGGAATTTCTGATGCAATCGGCCGATCCCGAAGCGGGAGACTGGGCGCGGAAACTGGCGGATCTTCTTTCCACGACCACGGTATCCAGTAAGGCGAATGTGGTGTTTCAACTGGCCAACGATTTTGACTTCGACGAAGCCATCAACGCACTCGGATCTCTGCGTCGGCTGTTGACGGAGTCGTCCAGGGTTTGATTCCGGGTAAAGGATGCGCCCCGGATACATATACGGTCTTTAGGAGAATCCCGCGATGGAAGCGAAAAAAACACACATCCTGCTCGTCGATGACGAATTGATCAACCTCAAGGTCCTGTCCAACCTTCTCCACGAATCCTATTCCATCAGCGTCGCCAAGGATGGACCCCAGGCCCTGGCGCGAATCGACACCGGTCCTCTTCCCGACCTGATCCTCCTCGATGTCATGATGCCCGACATGGACGGACTGGAGGTCTGCCACCGTCTGAAACAAAACGCCGCCACCGCCGACATACCGATCATCTTCGTGACCGCCCTGGGACAGCCACACAATGAAACCCGTGGCTTCGAAGCCGGGGCGATCGACTACATCACCAAACCGATTTCACCTCCGGTCGTGCAGGCGCGAATCCGGACCCATCTTGCCCTGATCGAAACCCGACGCGCCTTGCGCGAACACAATCTGGAATTGGAACGTCTGGTCGCCTTGAGAACCAGGGAGGTGGTGCATACCCAGGATGTGACCATTCGCGCCATGGCCTCGCTTGCCGAAACCCGCGACAATGAAACCGGAAACCACATCCGCAGGACGCAACACTATGTGCGGGCCCTGGCGCGGCAACTGAGTACACATCCCGCGCATGCCTCCTTCCTGGATGAGCGCACCATCGAGCTGCTCTTCAAATCGGCGCCACTGCATGACATCGGCAAGGTCGGCATCCCCGACGCCATCCTGCAAAAACCGGGAAAACTGACGGCGGAAGAATTCGCGATCATGAAAAAACATCCCGAATTGGGCAAGGGGGCCATCCTGGCCGCGGAAGAAGATCCCGAACAAAACCCGATCTCATTTCTCCGTTTCGCCCGGGAAATCGCCTTCAGTCATCATGAAAAATGGAACGGTTCCGGATACCCCCTGGGACTCTCGGAAAACGACATTCCCTTGTCGGCCCGTCTCATGGCCCTGGCGGATGTCTATGATGCCCTGATCAGCCGCCGGGTCTACAAACCCCCATTTTCACACGAAAAGGCCGTCGAAATCATCATGGACGGCGGCGACCGCCATTTCGATCCCGATGTCCTGGCCGCCTTCCTGGCCCAGGAAGAAACCTTCAAAAAGATCGCCGCCACCTTCAATGACATTCCGGGACAACACAAAACACCCTGAGTTTCCACACCCACCCATCCTGGCAATAATGTCCGGATAAACGATAGGGAAAAATTTCGAGGGTCACATCCCTTGGAATTACATTTTACCAATGTTATTGCATTTTCCCATGTTCTTCGTCAGGTGGCCACCTGGGACCGCCCCCCCGATTTGGCGCGATACAAGGCGGCATCCGCCTTTTCCCACCAGGACGCCAGGGAATCCCCCTTTTCCCATTGGGCCAGACCAATGCTCACCCCCAACCTTTTCCCTTCCGTCACCCCAATGTCAAGCCCCCGCACCGACTCGCAGATTCGATTCATGAGTCCATGGGCGTTGTGCAACGACGTATTGGGTAACACAAGTGCAAATTCATCCCCACCCGTTCGCGCCAACAGGTCGGCATCGCGAATGATGTTGGAAAAGGTACGCGATACCCTGCGTAACACCTCATCCCCCTCGCCATGTCCCAGAGTATCGTTGATCTCCTTGAAATAATCCAAATCCAGACAGCCCAGGACCAGCGGCGCCCCATACCGATCCGCCTGGATCCGCTCCTGTTCCGCCCGTTCCATGAATACCCTCCGGTTCACCAACCCCGTCAGGGCATCCTTGCGCGCCTGCTCGTACAAATCTTCATAGACCAAGGCCCGCTCCAGTGGAACACGCAAATCATCGAGAACCGACTCGACCTCCTCCAGATTGCCATGACCGCGGGAAACATCGAGCCGATGCATCAACAACAGGCTTTCGTTGCCTTCCTCATCAAGACTCCACCGCTGAAAAAACAACCCAAGCCCCTCCACCCGATCCCGCGCCTCGGAATCCTCCGGGTCCTCCAACAAACGCAGCGCCACCTCCAACAATTTCTGTCGGTGCGGACCATGGCAGGAACACGCGGCAGGATTTCGTCCCCTTCCCGAATGACGATAGGCCACCAGATCATGGTCGATCCTGGGTGACAGCCAACGTGAAAACGCCTCCAACATCGAATCCAGATCCAACGTTTCGCCCAACTTGCGATGCAGGTCGTACACCCGCGAAAGGCGAATGGTTTCCCTTTTATAATCCTCGATCTCCTCCTGTAGATCGGTCGGATGCCTTGCAAACAGCAGCGGATTGATGTTCCGCGTCCGGCGATTCGAAAGCGATACGCTCATGCCCATGGGACCCATCCCTCAGTGTTTGTCCGGGTTCATGCTCCACACGTCATGGAACCCCGAATCCTTTTCCCCAAGCCCAATGTTCAACACCAGTATCTATCGGGGATTGCCAAGTTCGTGCCAAAAGAATGCACCGCGAAACGGGAATCAAAGAAACGGAAAGCATGTATTTTTATCAATATTTATCAATAAGATACAAACAAGAAGCCCCGGAAGACGCGCCGTGATCGAAGCGCGGACGTGATGGGGAAGGGTGTTATTTCCGTCAGGAGGGAGGGCGCGCAAAAAAAAAGGTGGGGATATTTTTCCCCACCCGGCAATGAATGAACGTCAACAAAGGAAGGAGCGGCTATTGCAGGAGCTGCTGAACCCGGGAAGATGAAAGTTTGTCGCCCTGAGTCTGGAGTGCCAGATTGGCCTGGGTGCGAAGAGAAAGGGCAATAAAGTTGGAGGCATCGTCGGCCATGTCGGCATTGAGAATGCGCCCCCCCGGAAACGCCAGGGATTCGGACAGGCGCGACAGGGTATCGGCGACATGGATCAACTGCGTTTGCGCGGAGCCCATTTCGCCGCGTTGATCGCTGATCCGTTGCAAGGCTTCGCTGGCGGCATTCAGAACGGTCTCGGCCCCCTCCTGGGTGGTGATGTCCACGGAGGCCATCACATCGGTAAGGTCCTGCAACTGGACCTGGGTCTGATTTTCGGGCTCGGAGCCGCTCTGGAACGACAGGGTTTGGTCGGTTGCCAAAGGATTGATGTCGTTGTAACTGGTTTCGGCAAGGATCGCCTGTATCTGGCCCTGGATGGCCTCCGCCTCTTCCTGAAGGCTTTGCCGGTCGGAATCGCTGGCTCCGGCATTGGCGCTTTGGACGGCGAGTTCCTTGATTCTTTGCAAACCATCCTCGATTTCACCCAGGGCGGCATCGGCGACCTGCGTCAGGGAAATGCCATCGTTGACCTCCAGTCGCGCCTGACCCGCCCCCTGCATCTGACGGGTAAACCGGTCGGCGATGGCGATCAGGGCGGCGCTCTCGAAGCCCTGACCGGTCTTCAAACCGCTCCCGAGTTGTTTGAAGACCTCGCCGATGGATTTCAGCGTCGGATCGGTTTTTCCGGCAAGATTTTGCAGTGCGATACTGCTGGTTGCGATCATGGCCATGATGGTTCTCTCTTTCTCCCCTGACTCGCTTTCCGCATCGACCGGTGGGTGAGGAGGTGGACCGAAGGGGATCCGAGTCCTTGTGACAGCCTACCCACCTATCCAGTTTAGCGGATTATTTATCGATGGTCCAGAAAAACCGCTTTGGGAGCACCCCGGGACGGTCCTGGTTTCATCAACGGACATGCAATTTGGATGCAATTTCTCCATGATTCGTGACACTTTTTTTCCATGCGGGCGCAAGGCGATTAATTATTTTGTCTTTTCAATAGGTTGGAAACACGATCACGATTGGTTTCCCATGCCGTTTTTCGTCACGGACCAGGTTTCAATCCGGCAATTGTTGCCACGAACTTGATGATGACGGCAGATTTTTCCCCTCTTCCCCAAGGCCGATCCGGAGACACCATCGGGCGATGATACATCGATGGCATCCGGGCTTCCGCGCCGTACAAACATAACGCCCATGAAGGATCAGCCAATGATGGGCGTGACGGAGAAATTCCCCGGGAATTTTTTCGAGCAATTCCCGCTCGACCGTCAGGGGCCGGTTTCCCTGGGCAAGGCCCAACCGCCGGGACAAACGAAAAACATGCGTATCCACCGCCACGGTCGGATGACCGAAACAGACATTCAGGACGACATTGGCCGTTTTCCGCCCCACCCCCGGCAATGCTTCCAAGAGGATTCGATCGTCGGGAACGGCGCCACCATACCGCTCGACAAGGATCCGACTCAACCCCAGAAGATGCCGCGCCTTGGCATTGAACAGTCCCAGGGTGCGAATCAGGGCGGCAATCCCCTCTTCCCCCAAGGCCACCATATCCTCGGGCGTGGGCGCGGCGCGAAAAAGAGCCTTGGTTACCCGATTGACCGCAACATCGGTAGACTGCGCCGACAACACCACCGCCACCAGATGTTGAAAAGGGGTCTCGGAATGCAATTCGCCTTTCGGTTCCGGATTGGCTTCCCTCAAGGCGGAAAACAATGCGATGATATTTTCGTGGTCCATGGCCGTTTCGCAGATCAAAATGCCCGGCAAGACCTGCCGGTGAGGATGATAAAGTCAAAAACAAAACCCTGGGGGCAATCCCCCAGACCCTTTTTTTCTTTCAATAATTTTTTCCGAGACCCGATGACATGCCGCATCACTGTTACCCTCTTGTGTGCCCCCTCGACTGCCCCGGCGCCTGCGCCCTGGAAGTCACCGTCGCCGACGGTCGGATCCATGCCATTCGCGGTCGCGGCGACCACCCCTTCACCCAGGGGTTGATCTGCGGCAAGGTTTCCCGCTACCGCGACCTTCAGGAAGGACCACGCATCCTCTACCCCATGATCCGAACCGGCGCCAAAGGATCGGGACAATTCCGCCGCGCCAGCTGGGACGAAAGCCTCGACCTGGTGGCCCGACGCCTCGAAACCATCATGAAACACACGACCCCGGAAGCGGTCTTCCCGTTCTTTTATGGGGGGACCATGGGCATCGTGCAACGAGGGGCCATCGAACGACTGACCCATCGGGCCGGATTTTCCCGAATGTCGGGAACGATCTGCTATCCCATCGGCTTTTCGGGATGGCAGGCCGGGGTGGGCCGCGCCGTTGGTCCCGACCCCAGCGAAATGGCCACAAGCGACCTGGTGATTCTCTGGGGAATCGATGCCGCCGTCACGCACATCAGCCTCATGGGCCATGTCAAGAAAGCCAGGAACCAGGGAGGTCGTCTGATCGTCGTCGATCCCTATCGCAGCCGAACCGCCCGACTTGCCGACGACCACATCCAACCCCGCCCCGGAACCGATGGCGCCCTGGCCGTGGCAATGATGGGGGTCTTGTTGCGGGAAGGACTGGCCGATGCCGATTATCTGGCGCGTCGCACCGATTTCGATCCCCTCCTTGACCGTCATCTGCGGGAGAAACCCCCCGAATGGGCCGCGGACATCACCGGCATGGATCCCGAGACCATTCGATCCCTGGCCCGCCGTCTGGGAACGGCCCGCGCCCCCTTCATCCGGATCGGACTGGGAATGAGTCGCCAGTTCAACGGTGCGGTCAACGTCCATGCGGTCTCCTGTCTCGCGGCGATGACCGGGGCCTGGGACCGGCCTGGGGGCGGAGCGCTCTTCGCCACCGGAGACGCCTTTCACATCCAGGGAGAACCGGTACGCCAAACCCGCCTGATGGCGCAACCTTCCCGCATCCTCGACATGAGCCGTCTGGGACCGATGTTGACCGGCCCCAACCTTGATCCCCCCATCGGCGCCCTTCTGGTATTCAACGCCAATCCCGCCGCATCCTGCCCCGACC
This genomic stretch from Magnetococcales bacterium harbors:
- a CDS encoding HAMP domain-containing protein, encoding MNHPIIPGMRRSLIVTFTLLMLACALVLIPLLTGFQIWKVYLRELNHQQETLLAMGDAFRHPLEVAVWNEDSVSIEAQLGSIVRFPGIARARLTTDIGGATEGTIFSAGMPSTGGKRLFIRLHEPHEVANRRILGELELEANRSVLNEKLTNEAYEIVILASFQVLCLSLLLTIAVRHLVSKRIALLARQVERLGDNLEYQPLSEAESPDELGLLAQGINRMQLHLQHNFTEMKLLNDQIQQHRDRLEVLVQERTTALTVANQELAAARLSAEMANRIKSDFLANISHEIRTPMNAMVGFAHLMLQSELTPRQHENMQKIDDAIGNLMKILGDLLDFSKIDAGELAVHPVPFNLMEILGTLHRHALAKGLKKGLNVNLDAATDLPRTLIGDPVRLGQIMRHLVENAIKFTSQGAIQLVVRGDITPDHVFHLDFSVRDTGIGIGEEQMAHLFQPFSQVDGSSTRRFGGTGLGLAICRHLLELVGGDIRVESVPGVGSTFFVRIPYPVCTMEHPMLVPESPNAPPDEERFASGKIPCPAAGKVLPPEAATVAQAEILMDRLEFLMQSADPEAGDWARKLADLLSTTTVSSKANVVFQLANDFDFDEAINALGSLRRLLTESSRV
- a CDS encoding two-component system response regulator; the encoded protein is MEAKKTHILLVDDELINLKVLSNLLHESYSISVAKDGPQALARIDTGPLPDLILLDVMMPDMDGLEVCHRLKQNAATADIPIIFVTALGQPHNETRGFEAGAIDYITKPISPPVVQARIRTHLALIETRRALREHNLELERLVALRTREVVHTQDVTIRAMASLAETRDNETGNHIRRTQHYVRALARQLSTHPAHASFLDERTIELLFKSAPLHDIGKVGIPDAILQKPGKLTAEEFAIMKKHPELGKGAILAAEEDPEQNPISFLRFAREIAFSHHEKWNGSGYPLGLSENDIPLSARLMALADVYDALISRRVYKPPFSHEKAVEIIMDGGDRHFDPDVLAAFLAQEETFKKIAATFNDIPGQHKTP
- a CDS encoding GGDEF domain-containing protein, producing the protein MSVSLSNRRTRNINPLLFARHPTDLQEEIEDYKRETIRLSRVYDLHRKLGETLDLDSMLEAFSRWLSPRIDHDLVAYRHSGRGRNPAACSCHGPHRQKLLEVALRLLEDPEDSEARDRVEGLGLFFQRWSLDEEGNESLLLMHRLDVSRGHGNLEEVESVLDDLRVPLERALVYEDLYEQARKDALTGLVNRRVFMERAEQERIQADRYGAPLVLGCLDLDYFKEINDTLGHGEGDEVLRRVSRTFSNIIRDADLLARTGGDEFALVLPNTSLHNAHGLMNRICESVRGLDIGVTEGKRLGVSIGLAQWEKGDSLASWWEKADAALYRAKSGGRSQVAT
- the nth gene encoding endonuclease III, with amino-acid sequence MDHENIIALFSALREANPEPKGELHSETPFQHLVAVVLSAQSTDVAVNRVTKALFRAAPTPEDMVALGEEGIAALIRTLGLFNAKARHLLGLSRILVERYGGAVPDDRILLEALPGVGRKTANVVLNVCFGHPTVAVDTHVFRLSRRLGLAQGNRPLTVERELLEKIPGEFLRHAHHWLILHGRYVCTARKPGCHRCIIARWCLRIGLGEEGKNLPSSSSSWQQLPD